A region of Streptomyces sp. NBC_01788 DNA encodes the following proteins:
- a CDS encoding mannosyltransferase family protein, whose product MSDLATHVAGVRAGALRRAAPALLGYAAVRTLGLITLALWSAERGKSWYTLLTARWDSLWYTGVAGGGYGYEIRLPNGDVHSNLAFFPLLPWLERLLAAVSPLSYADAGFAVSLFASLAAAWGIFAVADHVYGREAGVAAALLWAVLPVGIVQSMAYSESLFTALAAWALYAVLTGRWVTAGALALLAGLTRPVGLAVVAAVWTAALASFVGDRSATAADGARDTVRSPAVAGHATARRLLGMALAPLGAAGYVLWVGHRTGKGPFGYLDVQAGWRNGFDGGYAFARFVADKFTSFPSALAGIALIAGVAAVIRLYIVGVRQRQPLALLVYSGVVTALALCASSYFGSKPRLLLPAFPLLLPLASALARTRVARAALIVGAVAVASAVYGAFWLNGSGPP is encoded by the coding sequence GTGAGCGATCTTGCGACGCACGTGGCGGGTGTACGTGCCGGGGCCCTGCGGCGGGCCGCCCCGGCTCTCCTCGGGTACGCCGCCGTGCGCACGCTGGGCCTGATAACCCTGGCTCTGTGGAGCGCCGAGCGCGGCAAGAGCTGGTACACACTGCTGACCGCCCGCTGGGACTCGCTCTGGTACACCGGGGTGGCCGGAGGCGGCTACGGCTACGAGATACGCCTGCCGAACGGTGACGTGCACTCGAATCTGGCCTTCTTCCCGCTGCTGCCCTGGCTGGAACGGCTGCTCGCCGCAGTGAGCCCGCTGTCGTACGCCGACGCGGGCTTCGCCGTCAGCCTGTTCGCCTCGCTCGCCGCGGCCTGGGGGATCTTCGCGGTGGCCGATCACGTGTACGGCCGCGAGGCCGGCGTCGCCGCGGCACTGCTGTGGGCGGTGCTGCCGGTCGGGATCGTGCAGTCGATGGCCTACAGCGAGTCGCTGTTCACGGCGCTCGCCGCCTGGGCGCTGTACGCGGTGCTCACCGGCCGCTGGGTGACCGCGGGTGCGCTGGCACTGCTGGCGGGGCTGACCCGGCCGGTGGGTCTCGCGGTGGTCGCCGCGGTGTGGACGGCGGCGCTTGCCTCGTTCGTGGGAGACCGGAGCGCGACGGCGGCGGACGGCGCACGGGACACGGTTCGCTCCCCGGCCGTCGCCGGGCACGCCACCGCCCGCCGTCTGCTCGGCATGGCGCTCGCCCCGCTCGGCGCCGCCGGATACGTCCTGTGGGTCGGCCACCGCACGGGCAAGGGCCCCTTCGGCTATCTCGACGTCCAGGCCGGCTGGCGCAACGGCTTCGACGGCGGGTACGCCTTCGCCCGCTTCGTCGCCGACAAGTTCACGTCCTTCCCTTCGGCCCTCGCCGGGATCGCGCTGATCGCCGGGGTCGCCGCGGTGATCCGGCTGTACATCGTCGGCGTACGGCAGCGGCAACCGCTCGCGCTGCTGGTGTACTCGGGAGTGGTGACCGCGCTCGCCCTGTGCGCGTCGAGCTATTTCGGCTCCAAGCCGCGTCTGCTGCTGCCCGCCTTCCCGCTCCTGCTGCCGCTGGCGTCGGCGCTCGCCCGGACGCGCGTCGCCCGGGCGGCGCTGATCGTGGGCGCCGTCGCGGTGGCCTCGGCGGTCTACGGGGCGTTCTGGCTGAACGGCTCCGGTCCTCCGTGA
- a CDS encoding acyl-CoA dehydrogenase family protein, which yields MSSQSPLSSLPSFDPADPLGLDDLLEPEDLAVRDTMRQWAADRVLPHVAEWYEKGELPVIRELSRELGSIGALGMSLTGYGCAGATAVQYGLACLELEAADSGIRSLVSVQGSLAMYAIHRFGSEEQKQRWLPSMAAGEVIGCFGLTEPDHGSDPAAMRTHAKRDGTDWILNGRKMWITNGSVAGVAVVWARTEDGIRGFLVPAGTPGFSAPEIKHKWSLRASVTSELVLDDVRLPADAVLPEVTGLRGPLGCLSHARYGIVWGAMGAARSSFEAALDYAVSREQFGRPIGGFQLTQAKLADMAVELHKGILLAHHLGRRMDAGRLRPEQVSFGKLNNVREAIEICRTARTILGANGISLEYPVMRHATNLESVLTYEGTVEMHQLVLGKALTGLDAFR from the coding sequence ATGTCCTCGCAGTCTCCGTTGTCTTCGTTGCCCTCGTTCGACCCCGCCGACCCACTCGGGCTCGACGACCTGCTGGAGCCGGAGGACCTCGCCGTCCGCGACACCATGCGGCAGTGGGCGGCCGACCGCGTTCTGCCGCATGTCGCCGAGTGGTACGAGAAGGGCGAACTGCCCGTCATCCGGGAACTGTCCCGCGAGCTCGGGAGCATCGGCGCCCTCGGCATGTCCCTGACCGGGTACGGCTGCGCCGGTGCCACCGCCGTCCAGTACGGGCTCGCCTGCCTGGAGCTGGAGGCCGCCGACTCCGGCATCCGGTCCCTGGTCTCGGTGCAGGGCTCGCTCGCCATGTACGCCATCCACCGGTTCGGAAGCGAGGAGCAGAAGCAGCGGTGGCTGCCCTCCATGGCGGCCGGCGAGGTGATCGGATGCTTCGGCCTCACCGAGCCCGACCACGGCTCCGACCCCGCCGCCATGCGCACCCACGCCAAGCGCGACGGCACCGACTGGATCCTCAACGGCCGCAAGATGTGGATCACCAACGGCTCCGTGGCCGGTGTCGCCGTCGTCTGGGCCCGGACCGAGGACGGCATCCGCGGCTTCCTGGTACCGGCCGGCACGCCCGGGTTCTCCGCCCCGGAGATCAAGCACAAGTGGTCGCTGCGGGCGAGCGTCACCAGCGAGCTGGTCCTGGACGACGTGAGGCTGCCCGCCGACGCCGTACTGCCGGAGGTCACCGGGCTGCGCGGACCGCTCGGCTGTCTGTCGCACGCCCGTTACGGCATTGTCTGGGGCGCCATGGGCGCGGCCCGTTCCAGCTTCGAGGCCGCCCTCGACTACGCGGTCTCGCGCGAGCAGTTCGGCAGGCCCATCGGCGGCTTCCAGCTCACCCAGGCCAAGCTCGCCGACATGGCGGTCGAACTGCACAAGGGGATTCTGCTCGCCCACCACCTGGGGCGGCGCATGGATGCCGGCCGCCTGCGTCCCGAGCAGGTCAGCTTCGGCAAGCTCAACAACGTGCGCGAGGCGATCGAGATCTGCCGTACCGCGCGGACGATTCTCGGCGCCAACGGGATCTCCCTGGAATATCCCGTGATGCGGCACGCGACCAACCTCGAGTCGGTGCTCACCTACGAGGGCACCGTCGAGATGCACCAGCTCGTGCTGGGCAAGGCGCTCACCGGGCTCGACGCCTTCCGGTGA
- the der gene encoding ribosome biogenesis GTPase Der: MNDDIQPDGSAEHEYEHGALGDAEYAEFMELAAVEGFDVEDVEGAIEAAGHGPLPVLAVVGRPNVGKSTLVNRIIGRREAVVEDKPGVTRDRVTYEAEWAGRRFKVVDTGGWEQDVLGIDASVAAQAEYAIEAADAVVFVVDAKVGATDTDEAVVRLLRKAGKPVVLCANKVDGQSGEADATYLWSLGLGEPHPVSALHGRGTGDMLDRVLEALPEAPRETFGGGGIGGPRRVALIGRPNVGKSSLLNKVAGEERVVVNELAGTTRDPVDELIELGGKTWKFVDTAGIRKRVHLQQGADYYASLRTAAAVEKAEVAVILIDASESISVQDQRIITMAVEAGRALVIAYNKWDTLDEERRYYLEREIETELAQIAWAPRVNVSAQTGRHVEKLVPAIEAALAGWETRVPTGRLNAFLGELVAAHPHPIRGGKQPRILFGTQAGTKPPRFVLFASGFIEAGYRRFIERRLREEFGFEGTPIHISVRVREKRGAKKK; this comes from the coding sequence ATGAACGACGACATCCAGCCCGACGGCTCGGCAGAGCACGAGTACGAGCACGGGGCGCTCGGCGACGCCGAGTACGCGGAGTTCATGGAGCTCGCCGCGGTAGAGGGCTTCGACGTCGAGGACGTCGAGGGCGCCATCGAGGCCGCCGGACACGGCCCGCTGCCCGTCCTCGCCGTCGTCGGTCGCCCCAATGTCGGCAAGTCGACTCTGGTGAACCGCATCATCGGCCGCCGCGAGGCGGTCGTCGAGGACAAGCCGGGCGTCACCCGCGACCGCGTCACCTACGAGGCCGAGTGGGCGGGCCGCCGCTTCAAGGTCGTCGACACCGGCGGCTGGGAGCAGGACGTCCTCGGCATCGACGCCTCTGTGGCCGCGCAGGCCGAGTACGCCATCGAGGCCGCCGACGCCGTGGTGTTCGTCGTCGACGCCAAGGTCGGCGCCACCGACACCGACGAGGCCGTCGTACGGCTCCTGCGCAAGGCGGGCAAGCCGGTCGTGCTGTGCGCCAACAAGGTCGACGGCCAGAGCGGCGAGGCGGACGCCACGTACCTGTGGTCGCTCGGCCTCGGCGAGCCGCACCCGGTCTCGGCCCTGCACGGCCGCGGCACCGGCGACATGCTGGACCGCGTCCTGGAGGCGCTCCCCGAGGCGCCGCGCGAGACGTTCGGCGGGGGCGGCATCGGCGGCCCGCGCCGGGTGGCCCTGATCGGCCGCCCGAACGTCGGCAAGTCCTCGCTGCTGAACAAGGTGGCGGGCGAGGAGCGCGTCGTCGTCAACGAACTGGCCGGCACCACCCGCGACCCGGTCGACGAGCTGATCGAACTGGGCGGGAAGACCTGGAAGTTCGTCGACACCGCCGGCATCCGCAAGCGTGTCCACCTCCAGCAGGGCGCCGACTACTACGCCTCGCTGCGCACCGCGGCCGCCGTCGAGAAGGCCGAGGTCGCCGTCATCCTGATCGACGCCTCCGAGTCCATCTCGGTGCAGGACCAGCGGATCATCACCATGGCAGTGGAGGCGGGCCGCGCGCTCGTCATCGCCTACAACAAGTGGGACACCCTCGACGAGGAGCGCCGCTACTACCTGGAGCGGGAGATCGAGACCGAACTCGCGCAGATCGCGTGGGCCCCGCGTGTCAACGTCTCGGCCCAGACCGGGCGGCACGTGGAGAAGCTGGTCCCGGCGATCGAGGCGGCGCTGGCCGGCTGGGAGACCCGGGTGCCGACCGGCCGTCTGAACGCCTTCCTCGGCGAGCTGGTCGCCGCCCACCCGCACCCGATCCGGGGCGGCAAGCAGCCGCGCATCCTGTTCGGCACCCAGGCCGGCACCAAGCCGCCGCGGTTCGTGCTGTTCGCCTCCGGGTTCATCGAGGCGGGCTACCGGCGGTTCATCGAGCGACGGCTGCGCGAGGAGTTCGGCTTCGAGGGCACGCCGATCCACATCTCGGTGCGGGTGCGCGAGAAGCGCGGCGCGAAGAAGAAGTAG
- a CDS encoding I78 family peptidase inhibitor: MAPNPTPPAEPQDNPDAYVGLEAGQAERLARERGWSTVRSLPPGAIITMEYRFGRLNFEVRDGRVARAWKG, translated from the coding sequence ATGGCACCGAATCCCACTCCGCCCGCGGAACCCCAGGACAACCCCGACGCCTACGTCGGCCTCGAGGCCGGACAGGCCGAACGGCTCGCGCGCGAACGTGGCTGGAGCACGGTGCGGTCACTGCCGCCGGGCGCGATCATCACCATGGAGTACCGGTTCGGGCGGCTGAACTTCGAGGTCAGGGACGGCCGCGTGGCTCGGGCCTGGAAGGGCTGA
- a CDS encoding MFS transporter, with the protein MSGTTAATDRLRRRAAGAGANRWVVLVVLCVSLLLVAVDATVLHVAVPAVTEDLRPGAIELLWIVDTYPLVCASLLILFGTLGDRVGRRRILLLGYALFGIASAVAAFAPTPQMLIFARALLGVGGAMIMPATLSLLRQVFPDRRERALAIGIWSAVAAVGAAVGPLLGGFLLEHFWWGSVFLVNIPLMLVSLPVGRLLLPESTGERDGPWDVVGALLAAAGLFGVVLGVKRLGGGETALSVLTVGPLVVGAALLVTFVRRQRRRTHPLVDLRMFARPAFSTSVGCIVLAMLALVGLELIAAQYLQLVLGLSPLATGLRLLPLTFAAMAAGLAGARMLRRFGPRRMVCFGFCVTAAAVVLLTAMGGRDNPGLLLAGFALLGFGLETTLFGAYESMLSESPAEQAGGAAAIGETSYQLGAGMGIALLGTVMNAAYAPGLADVPGVPAKASGAAANSLGEAYGVADQLGGPVGAALRRAARDAFVHGLHVTLLVSAGLLLLGAVMALRLPRVMHCEEPPVELPAQREAERPRVSA; encoded by the coding sequence ATGTCCGGGACGACCGCGGCCACCGACCGGCTCCGCCGTCGGGCGGCCGGGGCCGGTGCCAACCGCTGGGTCGTCCTGGTCGTCCTCTGCGTCAGCCTGCTGCTGGTGGCGGTGGACGCGACCGTGCTGCACGTGGCGGTGCCCGCGGTCACCGAGGACCTCCGGCCCGGCGCCATCGAACTGCTCTGGATCGTCGACACCTATCCCCTCGTCTGCGCCTCGCTGCTGATCCTGTTCGGCACCCTGGGCGACCGGGTGGGCCGCAGACGGATCCTGCTGCTGGGCTACGCCCTCTTCGGCATCGCCTCCGCCGTGGCGGCCTTCGCCCCCACCCCCCAGATGCTGATCTTCGCGCGGGCGCTGCTCGGCGTCGGCGGCGCCATGATCATGCCGGCCACGCTGTCGCTCCTGCGGCAGGTCTTCCCGGACCGGCGCGAGCGGGCGCTGGCGATCGGGATCTGGAGCGCGGTCGCCGCGGTGGGCGCGGCGGTCGGGCCGCTGCTCGGCGGCTTCCTGCTCGAACACTTCTGGTGGGGGTCGGTCTTCCTCGTCAACATCCCGCTGATGCTGGTCAGTCTGCCGGTGGGCCGACTGCTGCTGCCCGAGTCGACCGGCGAGCGTGACGGGCCCTGGGACGTCGTCGGCGCGTTGCTGGCGGCGGCCGGACTGTTCGGTGTGGTGCTGGGCGTGAAGCGGCTCGGCGGCGGCGAGACGGCGCTGAGCGTGCTCACCGTGGGGCCGCTGGTGGTCGGCGCGGCGCTGCTGGTGACGTTCGTACGACGGCAGCGGCGGCGGACCCATCCGCTGGTGGACCTCAGGATGTTCGCGCGCCCGGCGTTCAGCACGTCGGTGGGCTGCATCGTGCTGGCCATGCTGGCGCTGGTCGGGCTCGAACTGATCGCGGCGCAGTACCTGCAACTGGTCCTCGGCCTCTCGCCGCTCGCCACGGGGCTGCGGCTGCTGCCGCTGACGTTCGCCGCGATGGCGGCCGGACTGGCCGGAGCGCGGATGCTGCGGAGGTTCGGGCCGCGGCGGATGGTGTGCTTCGGGTTCTGCGTGACCGCCGCCGCGGTGGTGCTGCTCACGGCGATGGGCGGCCGGGACAACCCGGGGCTGCTCCTCGCCGGCTTCGCGCTGCTCGGCTTCGGCCTGGAGACGACGCTGTTCGGGGCGTACGAGTCGATGCTGAGCGAGTCGCCGGCCGAGCAGGCGGGCGGCGCGGCGGCGATCGGGGAGACGTCGTACCAGCTGGGCGCGGGGATGGGCATCGCCCTGCTGGGCACGGTGATGAACGCGGCCTACGCGCCCGGGCTCGCCGATGTGCCGGGGGTGCCCGCGAAGGCGTCCGGCGCGGCGGCGAACTCGCTGGGGGAGGCCTACGGGGTCGCCGACCAGCTCGGCGGGCCGGTCGGGGCCGCGCTGCGGCGGGCGGCCCGCGACGCCTTCGTGCACGGGCTGCATGTGACGCTGCTGGTGAGTGCGGGGCTGTTGCTGCTGGGTGCGGTGATGGCGCTGCGGCTGCCGCGGGTGATGCACTGCGAGGAGCCGCCGGTCGAACTGCCCGCGCAGCGGGAGGCCGAGCGGCCCCGCGTCTCGGCGTGA
- a CDS encoding LysM peptidoglycan-binding domain-containing protein has translation MSECADKSHDTMRDNARRARTTAALAGAALLAPLGLLAATGNAHAADGGVWDRIAQCESGGNWHINTGNGYYGGLQFAAGTWRAYGGTAYAPTADQASRDQQIAVATRVQQAQGWGAWPVCSARAGAYGGAPAAGSGTERTATTGSAHSTRKSVNKPVQEGDRSRARNAVPPRRPSTAPAREAGHTNRGASRGEHIVRAGDTLSGIAARHGTTWQRLYAVNRSVIGDDPDLIVPGQRLEI, from the coding sequence ATGTCCGAATGTGCCGATAAGAGCCACGACACCATGCGCGACAACGCCCGCAGGGCACGGACGACGGCGGCTCTCGCCGGGGCGGCGCTGCTCGCCCCGCTCGGGCTGCTGGCAGCCACCGGCAACGCCCACGCGGCGGACGGCGGCGTGTGGGACCGCATCGCCCAGTGCGAGAGCGGCGGCAACTGGCACATCAACACCGGCAACGGCTACTACGGCGGGCTCCAGTTCGCCGCCGGCACCTGGCGCGCCTACGGCGGCACGGCCTACGCGCCCACCGCCGACCAGGCCTCCAGGGACCAGCAGATCGCCGTCGCCACCAGGGTCCAGCAGGCCCAGGGCTGGGGGGCATGGCCGGTCTGCTCGGCCAGGGCCGGGGCGTACGGCGGCGCACCCGCGGCCGGATCGGGTACGGAAAGGACCGCGACCACCGGATCGGCGCACAGCACACGGAAGTCGGTGAACAAGCCGGTCCAGGAGGGCGACCGGTCAAGGGCACGGAACGCGGTTCCGCCGCGGCGGCCGTCGACGGCGCCGGCACGCGAGGCGGGCCACACCAACCGCGGTGCCTCCCGCGGCGAGCACATCGTTCGCGCGGGTGACACGCTGAGCGGCATCGCCGCCCGGCACGGAACCACCTGGCAGCGGCTGTACGCCGTCAACAGGTCCGTCATCGGCGACGATCCCGATCTGATCGTGCCCGGCCAGCGCCTCGAGATCTGA
- a CDS encoding phosphatase PAP2 family protein has protein sequence MRTERTLTRLDRVFARLDREPQRPAHIDMPRMSRHRFVLLSATLAFYLAIVWAVITTSWLVRLDWQVMFFRPYQQWPQIHAFLDYYVVLGQRGPTAVMVCAWLGWRSWRQHTLRPLLTLAASLLLLNATVGAAKIGMGRLGPHYATVIGSNEMGLGGDIFPSGHTANAVVTWGILAYLASTPRARRWLSALSAVTALGVGLTTVYLGTHWLSDVLLGWAAGLLILLALPWFEPLIARTEVALFDLRDRWRARRGRRAPVPAPASPVGAPVVLTPRAPAADESPAAHETVGAGRASRTPAHLAQGRHTGRSERTPVTPAGSRRPPHAERVTRNTASAARPLTGS, from the coding sequence GTGCGTACCGAACGAACCCTCACCCGCCTGGACCGGGTGTTCGCCAGGCTGGACCGTGAGCCGCAACGGCCGGCGCACATCGACATGCCGCGAATGAGCCGCCACCGGTTCGTGCTCCTCTCGGCGACCCTGGCCTTCTACCTGGCGATCGTCTGGGCCGTGATCACCACCTCGTGGCTGGTCCGGCTCGACTGGCAGGTCATGTTCTTCCGGCCGTACCAGCAGTGGCCGCAGATCCACGCGTTCCTCGACTACTACGTGGTGCTCGGCCAGCGCGGCCCCACCGCCGTGATGGTGTGCGCGTGGCTGGGCTGGCGCTCCTGGCGGCAGCACACACTGCGCCCGCTGCTGACCCTCGCCGCCTCGCTGCTGCTGCTCAACGCCACGGTCGGCGCCGCGAAGATCGGCATGGGGCGTCTGGGACCGCACTACGCGACCGTCATCGGCTCCAACGAGATGGGTCTGGGCGGCGATATATTCCCCAGCGGCCACACCGCCAACGCCGTGGTGACCTGGGGCATCCTGGCCTATCTGGCCTCCACCCCGAGGGCGCGCCGCTGGCTGTCGGCACTGTCCGCGGTGACGGCGCTCGGCGTCGGCCTGACCACGGTCTACCTGGGTACGCACTGGCTGAGCGACGTGCTCCTCGGCTGGGCCGCGGGGCTGCTGATCCTGCTGGCGCTGCCGTGGTTCGAGCCGCTGATCGCCCGGACCGAGGTCGCCCTGTTCGACCTGCGCGACCGCTGGCGCGCCCGTCGCGGCCGCCGGGCACCGGTGCCCGCGCCCGCCTCACCGGTCGGCGCCCCCGTCGTGCTCACCCCGCGTGCCCCGGCCGCGGACGAGTCCCCGGCGGCCCACGAGACGGTCGGCGCGGGACGCGCGTCCCGGACGCCGGCCCACCTCGCCCAGGGCCGGCACACGGGCCGCTCGGAGCGCACCCCGGTCACCCCGGCCGGCAGCCGCAGACCGCCGCACGCCGAGCGCGTCACGCGCAACACGGCCTCGGCGGCGCGCCCCCTGACGGGCAGTTGA